Proteins co-encoded in one Kribbella qitaiheensis genomic window:
- a CDS encoding YggS family pyridoxal phosphate-dependent enzyme, translating into MSREDELRENLRLVRERIQEACQAAGRPEGSVTLVGITKTFPVSDVRALADLGVTEVGENREQELKAKAPECPDLHWHFVGQLQSKKARSVVRNAQVVHSVDRSSLVSALSKAAVEEGRVLRCLLQVSLASYGSADAATGVSRGGVEPADVPALAAEVAAADGLELGGVMAVAPLGSDPDEAFGGLAVVASRLRSEHPGADWISAGMTGDLEAAIRHGATHVRLGRALLGTRTPLG; encoded by the coding sequence GTGAGCCGCGAGGACGAGCTCCGGGAGAACCTCCGGTTGGTCCGTGAACGGATCCAGGAGGCCTGTCAGGCGGCCGGGAGGCCCGAGGGGTCGGTGACCCTCGTGGGGATCACCAAAACCTTCCCAGTCAGCGATGTGCGGGCTCTCGCGGACCTGGGCGTGACCGAGGTGGGGGAGAACCGCGAGCAGGAGCTCAAGGCGAAGGCGCCCGAGTGCCCGGACCTGCACTGGCACTTCGTCGGTCAGCTGCAGTCGAAGAAGGCCCGCTCGGTCGTCCGGAACGCCCAGGTCGTCCACTCGGTCGACCGGTCCTCGCTGGTGTCGGCCTTGTCGAAGGCCGCCGTGGAGGAAGGCCGCGTACTGCGGTGCCTGCTGCAGGTGAGCCTGGCGTCGTACGGATCGGCGGATGCCGCCACCGGAGTCAGCCGCGGCGGCGTCGAGCCGGCCGACGTACCGGCTCTCGCGGCGGAGGTCGCCGCCGCGGACGGGCTCGAGCTCGGCGGAGTGATGGCGGTCGCCCCGTTGGGGTCCGACCCCGACGAGGCGTTCGGCGGCCTTGCCGTAGTAGCCTCCCGGTTACGCTCCGAACATCCGGGAGCCGACTGGATCTCGGCCGGCATGACCGGCGATCTGGAAGCCGCGATCAGGCATGGGGCGACACACGTTCGCCTCGGGCGCGCATTACTCGGAACCCGTACTCCTCTGGGCTAG
- a CDS encoding S41 family peptidase, which produces MRTDEIKTVTERLAVLVEQKYVFPEVGAEVAARLRQAAAAGRYDELTDPEQLGAQVTADLQAGNQDKHLRLKYHLDEVVDETDPVAEEAAWMARSELTGGGMARVERLPGNVGLLEIRPLLFDPAHAGRQVSAALSLLAATDALVIDLRRCLGGSPEMVTFLCSHLFDGEPVHLNDLVTPAEGTRRQFWTVPLLPGPRFGGSKPIWVLTSSATFSGGEELAYDLQQLGRATVVGERTGGGAHPREGFKLHPRLEATVPIMRAENPVSGTNWEGVGVIPDLELAAADAFDEAYRLALRHVVELPAGPERRSVTDEASEVLGSLPVAG; this is translated from the coding sequence ATGCGGACGGATGAGATCAAGACGGTGACCGAGCGCCTCGCGGTGCTGGTCGAGCAGAAGTACGTGTTCCCCGAGGTCGGCGCCGAGGTGGCCGCCCGGCTCCGGCAGGCGGCGGCCGCCGGCCGGTACGACGAGCTGACGGACCCCGAGCAGTTGGGCGCCCAGGTGACGGCAGATCTGCAGGCCGGCAACCAGGACAAGCATCTGCGGCTCAAGTACCACCTGGACGAGGTGGTGGACGAGACCGACCCGGTCGCCGAAGAGGCCGCCTGGATGGCCAGGTCCGAGTTGACCGGCGGCGGGATGGCGCGGGTCGAGCGCCTGCCGGGCAACGTCGGCCTGCTCGAGATCCGGCCGTTGCTGTTCGATCCGGCGCACGCCGGCCGGCAGGTGAGCGCGGCCTTGTCGTTGCTGGCAGCAACCGATGCGCTGGTGATCGACCTGCGCCGCTGCCTGGGCGGCTCACCGGAGATGGTGACCTTCCTGTGCAGTCATCTGTTCGACGGCGAGCCGGTGCACCTGAACGATCTGGTCACTCCGGCCGAAGGCACCCGGCGCCAGTTCTGGACGGTGCCGCTCCTGCCCGGCCCGCGCTTCGGCGGCAGCAAGCCGATCTGGGTGCTGACCAGTTCCGCCACCTTCTCCGGCGGCGAAGAGCTCGCCTACGACCTGCAGCAACTCGGCCGGGCGACGGTCGTCGGCGAGCGGACCGGCGGCGGCGCGCATCCTCGCGAGGGCTTCAAGCTGCACCCGCGGCTGGAGGCGACCGTCCCGATCATGCGCGCGGAGAATCCGGTGTCCGGGACGAACTGGGAGGGCGTCGGCGTCATTCCCGACCTCGAGCTCGCGGCCGCGGACGCGTTCGACGAGGCGTACCGGTTGGCGCTGCGTCATGTCGTCGAGCTGCCGGCCGGGCCGGAACGGCGCAGTGTGACCGACGAGGCGAGCGAAGTGCTCGGTTCGCTGCCGGTTGCTGGATAG
- a CDS encoding YggT family protein has translation MVALGFVLSVLSWVLLAFFLMLVARFVFSLILMFAPQWHPKGPLLLLVELIYSVSDPILRPLRRILPPIGAGGIRIDLSMLMLFVLVSVAMSINSTAINSL, from the coding sequence ATGGTTGCTCTCGGGTTCGTCCTCAGTGTTCTCAGCTGGGTGTTGCTCGCCTTCTTCTTGATGTTGGTGGCGCGCTTCGTCTTCAGCTTGATCCTCATGTTCGCCCCGCAGTGGCACCCGAAAGGGCCGCTGCTGCTGCTGGTCGAACTGATCTACTCCGTCAGCGATCCGATCCTTCGGCCGCTGCGGCGGATCCTGCCCCCGATCGGAGCCGGCGGTATCCGGATCGACCTGTCGATGCTGATGCTGTTCGTGCTCGTCTCGGTGGCGATGTCGATCAATTCGACCGCGATCAACTCGCTGTGA
- a CDS encoding DivIVA domain-containing protein gives MPLTPDDVRSKQFTPVRLREGYDVTEVDSFLDEVEAELERLLAENEELRAKLAAAQRAGSGQERPVVDQTAALPPVVQQPKPAPVVVEKPEEKPPPVVAPAVAAAGAAAAAGTVGDASSSAVRLLEMATKHSDDLVQEAKDTADKIIGEARAKAERLENEARGKADRMTGEARARAEKLDGEIAERRAQMLGTLEKQKGQLERTIDDLHAYEREYRSRLKTYFTEQLKALGNGDDTLSPRNGFRPEARAQAHGHGV, from the coding sequence ATGCCGCTGACGCCGGATGACGTCCGCTCGAAGCAGTTCACGCCCGTCCGATTGCGGGAGGGCTACGACGTCACAGAGGTCGACTCCTTCCTCGACGAGGTGGAGGCCGAGCTCGAGCGACTTCTCGCCGAGAACGAGGAGCTGCGGGCCAAGCTGGCCGCTGCCCAGCGCGCCGGATCGGGGCAGGAGCGCCCGGTGGTCGACCAGACCGCCGCGCTGCCGCCTGTGGTCCAGCAGCCCAAGCCCGCTCCGGTCGTGGTCGAGAAGCCCGAGGAGAAGCCACCACCAGTCGTCGCTCCCGCTGTAGCGGCCGCGGGGGCTGCTGCGGCAGCCGGAACCGTCGGCGACGCCTCCAGCTCGGCCGTACGGCTGCTGGAGATGGCGACCAAGCACTCCGACGACCTGGTCCAGGAGGCGAAGGACACCGCCGACAAGATCATCGGCGAGGCCCGCGCCAAGGCCGAGCGGTTGGAGAACGAGGCTCGTGGCAAGGCCGACCGGATGACCGGCGAGGCTCGTGCCCGCGCCGAGAAGCTGGACGGCGAGATCGCTGAGCGCCGCGCCCAGATGCTGGGCACGCTGGAGAAGCAGAAGGGTCAGCTCGAGCGCACCATCGACGACCTGCACGCTTACGAGCGCGAGTACCGCAGCCGGCTGAAGACGTACTTCACCGAGCAGCTGAAGGCACTCGGCAACGGCGATGACACGCTGAGCCCGCGCAACGGCTTCCGCCCGGAGGCCCGCGCCCAGGCTCACGGTCACGGCGTCTAA
- a CDS encoding cell division protein SepF — translation MSGALRKMGVYLGLVEDGERYNTRYDDGYDEYADEAVDGESHEPEPVPAVRESARDEQVGTVSKFPDRRGASPSPEVTELARITTVHPRSYNEARVIGEHFRDGTPVIMNLTEMDHADAKRLVDFAAGLIFCCRGSIERITTKVFLVCPPNVTVAAEEKEKIAADGFYNQS, via the coding sequence ATGAGCGGCGCGTTGCGCAAGATGGGTGTGTACCTCGGCTTGGTCGAGGACGGCGAGCGCTACAACACGCGCTACGACGACGGCTACGACGAGTACGCGGACGAGGCCGTCGACGGGGAATCCCACGAGCCCGAGCCGGTCCCGGCAGTTCGCGAGTCAGCTCGTGACGAGCAGGTCGGCACGGTCAGCAAGTTCCCAGATCGGCGTGGCGCATCACCTTCCCCGGAGGTTACCGAGTTGGCCCGCATCACCACCGTGCACCCGCGCAGCTACAACGAGGCCCGGGTGATCGGTGAGCACTTCCGCGACGGCACGCCCGTCATCATGAACCTGACCGAGATGGACCACGCCGACGCCAAGCGGCTGGTGGACTTCGCGGCCGGCCTGATCTTCTGCTGCCGCGGCTCGATCGAGCGGATCACCACCAAGGTGTTCCTGGTCTGCCCGCCGAACGTGACGGTGGCCGCCGAGGAGAAGGAAAAGATTGCCGCCGACGGGTTCTACAACCAGAGCTGA
- a CDS encoding polyphenol oxidase family protein, producing the protein MFGYDEVLDGVRFAFTDRFGGASQSPYGELNLGSPAGEGEAPIAENYRRIAAEFGVVPDGVVRVSQVHGRDVVVIRPGDELPLRPMPHADALVTTRTDVALCVRAADCLPVLLADRVNGVVGAAHCGRRGMHAGVVPAAVEAMRELGAGRITAVLGPYACGKCYEVPAEMRAEVAERVPASYAETSWGTPSIDVAAGVVAQLAELDCEVVDVTSCTIESANLYSYRREGAVSGRMAGLVRLLP; encoded by the coding sequence GTGTTCGGCTATGACGAGGTCCTCGACGGTGTCCGGTTCGCTTTCACCGACCGATTCGGAGGGGCCAGCCAATCGCCGTACGGCGAATTGAACCTCGGCAGCCCGGCCGGGGAGGGCGAGGCGCCGATCGCGGAGAACTACCGGCGGATCGCCGCGGAGTTCGGAGTCGTCCCGGACGGCGTGGTGCGAGTCAGCCAGGTGCACGGGCGGGATGTCGTCGTGATCCGGCCTGGTGACGAGTTGCCGCTGCGGCCGATGCCGCACGCCGACGCGTTGGTGACCACCCGGACCGATGTGGCGCTGTGCGTCCGGGCCGCCGATTGCCTGCCGGTCCTGCTGGCCGATCGGGTCAACGGTGTCGTCGGTGCCGCTCATTGCGGTCGCCGCGGGATGCACGCCGGCGTAGTACCGGCCGCTGTGGAGGCGATGCGCGAGCTCGGCGCGGGCCGGATCACCGCAGTACTCGGGCCTTATGCGTGCGGCAAGTGCTACGAGGTGCCGGCGGAGATGCGAGCCGAAGTCGCCGAGCGGGTGCCCGCGTCGTACGCCGAGACGAGCTGGGGGACACCGTCGATCGACGTGGCCGCCGGGGTCGTCGCGCAGTTGGCCGAGCTGGACTGTGAGGTGGTCGACGTGACCAGCTGCACGATCGAGTCCGCGAACCTGTACAGCTACCGTCGCGAGGGCGCGGTCAGTGGCCGGATGGCCGGACTGGTCCGGTTGCTGCCGTGA